In the genome of Prosthecobacter sp., one region contains:
- a CDS encoding carboxypeptidase regulatory-like domain-containing protein, whose amino-acid sequence MKTLLPLFILLCFTSLHAADGGVHGRVYGQDVKGENLGPVAGARIELKSETGGAAATVTTNNHGYYQIATLTPGAYRYKVAAAGFRDEDEQRGFAMPQDTREFVHDFLLTREPKPGSGPAQSNVVQPAVHGRVYGQDEKGENLGPIPGAKIELLSGQGGTVVATAMANSPGGYYEIKNLSPADYAYRVSAAGFATEDAGRGFTVPKNTLEYVHDFLLSKTPPKRDRCDLAILVVKRISSGKDPANDARLPVANAKLILQPTGNLPTPAGQPFVTDAKGEYLAKMLGEGDYTVAIDAPECEPFTGTLIVKCDKDGEVIFELQPCNELLHGYVRAMLNDGWGTSAQAKAACDRAWQRAVKAGPLDCSLNYAQALCRLSAGDHAAAQQSLAAAIGKKADDSVWDRACEARLWMNLCLHQPTQALREIRSLMQNHYATRAPTPAAKDTAHVCGIALGLFKGPWKDQIAAGEAVLLESELLSALKGDLQAECAKARDHVAVEYGKLKTAEDAARNKLMAEVTEKRNAEVARMAERQTVISKDVAVLDADIQTLQATVNQFDQQFRVQAAGFMQQRQMNAAQIAPLNARLQQITACMAQDQVNMQAARQPMQQSPTMQPGMQPGAGGLAIMAEIQQHQVEIQQIRQQMVLIQNQDAQMAAQIVNLQNQFAASAGTAQASLNTKLQQRERMATEFDTLDHQRTAPFDPASFSTPEIDNLVRQECALKTYCDLPLEPRREELLDQFDCGAAKDPQRPMNAMTPISINEPPFTAQRPVSTFPASATAPMRTLPAVAPLTPAPSSAMPSTTLAPQNPGLPPPKPLPASATAVKPPPNLGDPAEVVVTNNHTGAVRIFGIAPGAENEQFVRSLQSGEEAMIPAAIGQTFIIKATTGGRELQRHKIGKKLEVLKLSGAR is encoded by the coding sequence ATGAAAACGCTCCTGCCCCTTTTCATTCTTTTGTGCTTCACATCGCTCCATGCCGCCGATGGCGGTGTACACGGCCGTGTTTACGGCCAGGACGTGAAAGGTGAAAACCTCGGTCCCGTCGCCGGGGCGCGGATCGAACTGAAAAGCGAGACGGGCGGCGCTGCGGCGACGGTGACGACGAACAACCACGGTTACTACCAGATCGCCACGCTCACACCGGGCGCGTATCGCTACAAGGTCGCCGCCGCTGGATTTCGTGATGAGGATGAGCAGCGCGGCTTCGCCATGCCGCAGGACACGCGCGAGTTCGTGCATGATTTCCTTCTCACGCGTGAGCCAAAGCCTGGCAGCGGCCCCGCGCAGTCAAATGTGGTGCAGCCGGCCGTGCATGGCCGCGTTTACGGCCAGGATGAGAAGGGAGAGAACCTCGGCCCGATTCCCGGCGCGAAGATTGAGCTGCTGTCCGGGCAAGGCGGCACGGTGGTGGCGACTGCGATGGCGAACTCGCCCGGCGGTTACTACGAGATCAAGAATCTGTCGCCCGCCGATTACGCGTATCGCGTCAGCGCCGCCGGATTTGCGACGGAAGATGCTGGTCGCGGCTTCACCGTGCCGAAGAACACGCTCGAATACGTTCATGACTTCCTGCTGAGCAAAACACCGCCCAAGCGTGACCGCTGCGATCTCGCGATCCTCGTGGTGAAACGCATCAGCAGCGGCAAAGACCCGGCCAATGACGCGCGTCTGCCGGTGGCTAACGCCAAACTCATCCTCCAACCCACGGGCAATCTGCCCACTCCGGCCGGCCAACCCTTCGTGACCGATGCGAAGGGTGAATACCTTGCCAAAATGCTCGGGGAAGGGGATTACACCGTCGCCATCGACGCGCCGGAGTGCGAGCCGTTCACCGGAACGCTCATCGTGAAGTGCGACAAAGACGGCGAGGTCATCTTTGAACTCCAGCCCTGCAACGAACTGCTGCACGGCTACGTGCGCGCGATGCTGAACGACGGCTGGGGCACTTCAGCGCAGGCGAAGGCCGCGTGTGACCGTGCCTGGCAGCGTGCTGTGAAGGCCGGGCCGTTGGATTGCAGCCTGAACTATGCCCAGGCGCTCTGCCGCCTCAGCGCCGGGGATCATGCCGCCGCGCAGCAAAGCCTCGCCGCCGCCATCGGCAAGAAAGCCGACGACTCCGTGTGGGATCGCGCCTGCGAAGCACGCCTATGGATGAATCTTTGCCTGCATCAGCCGACGCAGGCGTTGCGGGAGATTCGCTCGTTGATGCAGAACCACTATGCCACCCGTGCCCCGACTCCCGCCGCAAAAGATACCGCGCATGTGTGCGGCATCGCCTTGGGTCTGTTCAAAGGTCCGTGGAAGGATCAAATCGCCGCGGGCGAAGCTGTGCTGCTGGAAAGCGAGCTGCTCTCCGCGCTCAAAGGCGATCTGCAGGCCGAGTGCGCGAAGGCCCGCGATCATGTGGCCGTGGAATACGGCAAGCTCAAAACCGCCGAGGACGCGGCGCGCAACAAACTGATGGCCGAGGTCACCGAGAAACGAAACGCCGAGGTGGCGCGCATGGCGGAGCGCCAGACGGTGATTAGCAAAGACGTGGCGGTGCTCGACGCGGACATCCAGACGCTGCAGGCCACGGTGAACCAGTTTGACCAGCAGTTCCGCGTGCAGGCCGCCGGTTTCATGCAGCAGCGGCAGATGAACGCCGCGCAGATCGCGCCGCTGAACGCACGCCTGCAGCAGATCACCGCCTGCATGGCGCAGGACCAGGTAAACATGCAGGCCGCCCGGCAGCCGATGCAACAGAGCCCGACCATGCAACCTGGCATGCAGCCCGGCGCTGGTGGCCTGGCCATCATGGCCGAGATACAGCAGCATCAGGTGGAGATTCAGCAGATCCGGCAGCAGATGGTGCTGATTCAAAATCAGGATGCGCAGATGGCCGCGCAGATCGTGAATCTGCAAAATCAGTTTGCCGCCAGTGCTGGAACCGCCCAGGCCAGCCTGAACACCAAATTGCAGCAGCGTGAAAGGATGGCGACTGAGTTTGACACGCTCGACCACCAGCGCACCGCCCCGTTTGACCCCGCCTCGTTCAGCACGCCGGAGATTGATAACCTTGTGCGCCAGGAGTGTGCGCTCAAAACCTACTGCGACCTGCCGCTGGAGCCGCGTCGTGAGGAATTGCTCGATCAATTCGACTGCGGAGCCGCCAAGGATCCCCAACGGCCCATGAACGCGATGACACCCATCTCGATCAATGAACCCCCTTTCACCGCGCAACGCCCGGTCTCAACGTTCCCGGCCTCGGCAACCGCTCCGATGCGTACTTTGCCCGCCGTGGCTCCGCTGACACCCGCGCCTTCGTCCGCGATGCCTTCGACGACGCTGGCTCCGCAGAACCCCGGCCTGCCGCCGCCTAAACCGTTGCCTGCATCCGCCACAGCGGTCAAACCGCCGCCCAACCTGGGTGATCCAGCTGAAGTCGTTGTTACCAACAATCACACCGGTGCGGTGCGCATCTTTGGCATCGCGCCCGGAGCGGAGAACGAGCAATTCGTGCGCTCGCTGCAATCCGGCGAGGAGGCGATGATTCCCGCCGCCATCGGCCAGACCTTCATCATCAAAGCCACCACCGGCGGCCGTGAGTTGCAACGCCACAAGATTGGCAAGAAGCTGGAAGTGCTGAAACTCAGTGGAGCGAGGTGA